The genome window CTTCAGCTGGGTGCTCAGTGCATCCTCCTTGATCTTCAGCGCCTCTAccagggcggaggaggagggggcctgCTTCCTCGtgccctcctcttccttatGTTTGGAGGTCTTCCGCCCGGGGCCGTAGCGGGAAGAGGAGGCCAGGTAGTCTTCGTTTTTGCTGTTGGACGTGGGGGTGATGACGGCGTCCCAGGGGTCACTGCGGTAGGCGGTGGGGGAGAGGTTGTGACCCGCGGACGAGCCCAGGGAGTCCGACGCGGGCGTGTCCATGATCTCGTCCTGAGTGGGGGTGCCCGCAGCCTCGTCCCTCACCGGGGTGCCTTCCACCCAGTCGCCCCCTAGAGGACTCGAGTCGCCCAGCCCCAGACTGAAGCCCGGGTTGCCCTGCAGGAAGCTGTTGATCTTGGACTCTAGGCTGGGGGCAGCGACGGAGGGAGCAGcggggcgagagggagggggcggtgggggaggaggggacaaCTCCGTCCCTTTCTCCCAATCTCTGGTTAAGCCCAGGGTGTCCCGTTTGAGGCTGTTGCCCGGGGAGGGCTTGTTTTTAGGGGTGGTCGGCGTGACGGGGGTCTTTGAGGCTGAGGATTCTGGGGAAGTACGGTTGGAATTTGTAACATTTTGCAGCAGCGAAGACAACCCTGGGAAAAGAAAGAAATTGGGTGGGGGATGTAGGAGACAAATAGGAAAATTAGCATTGCTTACAACTGTTTTCAATCTGGTATAAAACAAGGGGACCTGTGTGCTGCTCACCAGAGGTGTTGGTCTTCGTCAGAGCGTTGAGTATGCCCTCGGGAGTGATGTCAACACGAGACAGGATGCTGGCCAGGGCGGGACTTGGCGGGGCAGCTTTGGAGGCTGTTGATTGGCCCGAAGGCGTAGTGGGTGTGCCAGGAGAGGGCCGAGATGAGGGGCTTGCTGCTGATAGGAAGAGGGGGACATAAACACTGGCCTTAAGTTAAGATTAACATTGTTGAATATCGTAAACATCAAATGTTCCCTAAATGCATGCTCACTTTAATCATGGCGCTTCATATTGTGTTTCTTACCTGCTTCAATCAATCAGCTATTTTGACATGGCCTACTGattgaaagaaaacaaatgtgGCCTACAAGTCTGGATGCTTctcatgtgtatatgtatagtCATTGAATGCCAGCTAAGTTGAATACATCAACATAAAGAACAGTGAAGGGAAATAACATTGGTGTTCGacattgtgggggggggggggggggggggggggggggggttcagttcGCATTTTCAGTTTGCACGACTATTGTTTGGAACAGAATCACCAATGCATTATTCACTTTATATGttgtacctgatggaagtatgttttctttccctacgagagttttgtactttgttaatgcataataattaaaaaatatttataaaacatatatatatatatatatatatatactgtatatattattattatttatacaacgggggacctaaatccagcgatctgattggttcccaactgttgtataatgagcgtatacataactgctatgacgcccgatcattttgtgaaagtttgcatatcactccgcgcctggaagtagaaacagttacaaagtaaaacatatgttggatgatggagagcgtcagtgtttcccacacatttttatttattttttgctcaGACGAAGTTCGTGTCGCTCTCATTGGGATTGCATGAGAGCAGAGGCGCTGcatcccattaggcataccaggcaattgcctGGGGCCccgcaattgcttggggccccctagagccaaaaaataaaaaataaaaaaaataatcgccCTCCGCTgtccggccctccgctgcgcgtcggggccggacaacgcccctaaacagtggtataatgagcacataccacagcctggcgtgatctattgcttaaatatattttttaataatcggCAGTCAAGgtggggccctattgttgttaaggcggccgccttaactatacagtgctgggggaaacactgaaaactataaataatacaaatacagtATAAACATTCGGGTCACTTTTCATACTATCCCACATACTTGTATTCTTCATGGCAGAGGTAATGGAACTAAGGATGGAGCTGATCTTCCCCAGGTCCACGTTGGCCAGGTTGACCCCCAGAGTCGTGGTGGGGGTGCTCTGGAGAGTGACAGCCATCGGGGATATTGGCGTTGGGGCCGAGGCAGGGGGAGTGGTCTTGGGAGACTTCATTGTGGTGTCTGGGAGATTAAGCTTTGATGGAACGCCCACTTTGGTCGTCTTGGAAACAGCAGGGGATGCCTTCCCTGTCTTTTCATCAACTGGTGAAAGTAATATTATTCAAGTTTATAGTTTCATCCATGCATCAAACCAAATCACTAACATGGCACCATGGGGAACACCACTAAAGAGAGTTGGGTTGTTCCACTAACCTGATTTGCTAGAGTCCCCCTCCTCGTCAGACATGTCCATATCCTCTGGGTCTCTGTTGTCTCGGACCAGGTCCCCCTCGTCCATGGCCTTGCCATCAAGCTCAGGGTCCAGGGGGGCCCTGCTGGCTACCAAGCCCATGAAGGGGGAGTCGGAGCCGGACGGCGACGGGGCGTCCTCCGAGGGGGAGGGGATCGGAGAGTCCTCGGGCCCAGGCAGGGACGACTTGAGGGCATCCAGCTTCCTCTTCAGACTAGCCACGCGGTTGGCAAAGGCGTTGTACGCCTAGAGCACACCAAGACATAACGGGTACAAATGACTACGAAAATACATTTATCAAATAGTAAGAAAACAGCAATATGTAcaattaaatgtttttatttggcTAACTTTAATATTTGTGTGGATCTCAATTGATTCGTTCATTGCAGGTCAAGTGGAAAACttgttttattgtattatatCCATGACAGCGAAACTAACTAATCCATAATCACGGTTCCCAAGTATTCATGCTTTATGAAAACATTCAAAGGGGACGGGTTTTAAACCCACTCACATTGGCCACGATCTTGACCTCCTTGTACTGCATCTCGTAGAAGATGTCTGCGTTCCCCAAGGCGTCCTGCAGGGGCGGCCCCGTCGGCAGCTGCTCCTCCAGGAAGCTGACGAACTCCTGCAGCTTCAGACTGCCTTCCTCGAAGTCTGTGGCAAACTTGTTGCCGCCGGCCTTGTCTGGAGACGCAacagaggagcaggagcagtcaGGAAACAGGGTGCTAGCAGGGCGGAGGGGGCTTCAGGGGAGGGTGAGAAGGGCAGAGAGGGCTTCAGGGGAGGGTGAGAGGCACATGGGGTAACACACCTTTGAGTCTCTTGAGGGCCTCGGTGCTGCAGACGTCCACCCTGAGAGCTTCCAGCTGCTTCTCCCtcagcgcctcctcctccatcgccCTCTTGTGCAGCGACAGCTGGTCTATGAACGAGCTGGGCTGGAGGCACAGGAGACGCACGGGGTGAGAGCATGGACAGAAACAACCTGTCGTACATCAGCATTTTAATAAATAAGATAATGGTAGAGCAAGCCGAGTACTCACGGTGAACTCTGCCACTATCTTTGACTTAAGGGCTGCCTTAGGGTTGGCTGGAGCTGGATGGAAGCATAAACACATGGTATTGTCAGACAAAAACATtagtattatttatatataacagatttcaaatcaattggtcacTCGCTCATCACGGATTAACCAATGGCGCGAGTCCAAATGCATGTTTATGAAATAAGAAGTGATATCTTAAAGTTTTAGCGCAGTGAATTCAGTAAGAAGCAGTTTTCTTCGCTGCTGCAGTCAGGTTTTACAACTGATATGACATTTAGCCAAGCAGAATATTAATGCGATAACAATCTTGTGGAattttatcaataaaaaaaatctaacaACCAAATACGTTTCATACGTTTCCCTTCATGTGCAATTAATCTTAAAATCATTATAAGATTATATTAACGATAAACATATTGAACCAAAATGATCAACACTCAACTAAGTCAAGGCATGTGACTAGCGgccatgaaccaacctggtgGAGCTTGAGCCTCCTTTTCTTTcgctttctccttcttctctttttccttctccttctctttctccttctctttctccttctctttctccttctccttctccttctccttctgcctctctttttctcgctccctctcccggtcCTTTTTGGTGAGTCCGGCCTTGAACTGGGTGATAAGCTCCTCAGAATA of Gadus macrocephalus chromosome 11, ASM3116895v1 contains these proteins:
- the rprd2b gene encoding regulation of nuclear pre-mRNA domain-containing protein 2 isoform X2, translated to MAAGSGAASGHGARTSTAALEASLDRRFQGVSNTMESIQGLSTWCIENKKYHTLIVRYWMKWLKKSDTNHRLNLFYLANDVIQNCKRKNAIAFRAAFAEVLPTAAYLIKDVKVRKSVERIFTIWEERSVYSEELITQFKAGLTKKDREREREKERQKEKEKEKEKEKEKEKEKEKEKEKEKKEKAKEKEAQAPPAPANPKAALKSKIVAEFTPSSFIDQLSLHKRAMEEEALREKQLEALRVDVCSTEALKRLKDKAGGNKFATDFEEGSLKLQEFVSFLEEQLPTGPPLQDALGNADIFYEMQYKEVKIVANAYNAFANRVASLKRKLDALKSSLPGPEDSPIPSPSEDAPSPSGSDSPFMGLVASRAPLDPELDGKAMDEGDLVRDNRDPEDMDMSDEEGDSSKSVDEKTGKASPAVSKTTKVGVPSKLNLPDTTMKSPKTTPPASAPTPISPMAVTLQSTPTTTLGVNLANVDLGKISSILSSITSAMKNTTSPSSRPSPGTPTTPSGQSTASKAAPPSPALASILSRVDITPEGILNALTKTNTSGLSSLLQNVTNSNRTSPESSASKTPVTPTTPKNKPSPGNSLKRDTLGLTRDWEKGTELSPPPPPPPPSRPAAPSVAAPSLESKINSFLQGNPGFSLGLGDSSPLGGDWVEGTPVRDEAAGTPTQDEIMDTPASDSLGSSAGHNLSPTAYRSDPWDAVITPTSNSKNEDYLASSSRYGPGRKTSKHKEEEGTRKQAPSSSALVEALKIKEDALSTQLKALRNARPALDRRPPSGSRKAGPDDGARGGKRDGKGKGREGFSPGREGKDRPFHRIETLVSPCTEAAAAPALGYPNAALTGERIQTVESIRVIGRDSRHGGGPPGRQGPAMWYEEEEYMDAQPPSPRSGPPGPPTCNMGQSGSEDRAPPMPPQHPHPPPSPHHLPQHHHPPLPHPHHPPPQNQFQIAYHGESMQAPSHPHPHPHPHPHPHPHSHSHSHPHSQQPPLAAFFGGPPPPIPRPPPPPIPQRPPPPHSFSGIPSAVMVGGVLVPVDRPLPPPHPGRSDGPARGGTGLGPRGGKGGAPPPLMSSLLGEAPNMPRPGTVKEHFVPRHAPPLHRPGTPGAPPPLLGRGKEPAGRTLSHSRSPTPPSPNTPSPSSESAPPRSSAPGKGLALLKPPTSPPAHPRSQGPNSRGPLPLLHLHGARPPILPHPIPQRPMLRGRAPAPSLHKDHPGGYRGGKRPGPPYTGPFHAPKRPFLPPRY
- the rprd2b gene encoding regulation of nuclear pre-mRNA domain-containing protein 2 isoform X1, whose translation is MAAGSGAASGHGARTSTAALEASLDRRFQGVSNTMESIQGLSTWCIENKKYHTLIVRYWMKWLKKSDTNHRLNLFYLANDVIQNCKRKNAIAFRAAFAEVLPTAAYLIKDVKVRKSVERIFTIWEERSVYSEELITQFKAGLTKKDREREREKERQKEKEKEKEKEKEKEKEKEKEKEKEKKEKAKEKEAQAPPAPANPKAALKSKIVAEFTPSSFIDQLSLHKRAMEEEALREKQLEALRVDVCSTEALKRLKDKAGGNKFATDFEEGSLKLQEFVSFLEEQLPTGPPLQDALGNADIFYEMQYKEVKIVANAYNAFANRVASLKRKLDALKSSLPGPEDSPIPSPSEDAPSPSGSDSPFMGLVASRAPLDPELDGKAMDEGDLVRDNRDPEDMDMSDEEGDSSKSVDEKTGKASPAVSKTTKVGVPSKLNLPDTTMKSPKTTPPASAPTPISPMAVTLQSTPTTTLGVNLANVDLGKISSILSSITSAMKNTTASPSSRPSPGTPTTPSGQSTASKAAPPSPALASILSRVDITPEGILNALTKTNTSGLSSLLQNVTNSNRTSPESSASKTPVTPTTPKNKPSPGNSLKRDTLGLTRDWEKGTELSPPPPPPPPSRPAAPSVAAPSLESKINSFLQGNPGFSLGLGDSSPLGGDWVEGTPVRDEAAGTPTQDEIMDTPASDSLGSSAGHNLSPTAYRSDPWDAVITPTSNSKNEDYLASSSRYGPGRKTSKHKEEEGTRKQAPSSSALVEALKIKEDALSTQLKALRNARPALDRRPPSGSRKAGPDDGARGGKRDGKGKGREGFSPGREGKDRPFHRIETLVSPCTEAAAAPALGYPNAALTGERIQTVESIRVIGRDSRHGGGPPGRQGPAMWYEEEEYMDAQPPSPRSGPPGPPTCNMGQSGSEDRAPPMPPQHPHPPPSPHHLPQHHHPPLPHPHHPPPQNQFQIAYHGESMQAPSHPHPHPHPHPHPHPHSHSHSHPHSQQPPLAAFFGGPPPPIPRPPPPPIPQRPPPPHSFSGIPSAVMVGGVLVPVDRPLPPPHPGRSDGPARGGTGLGPRGGKGGAPPPLMSSLLGEAPNMPRPGTVKEHFVPRHAPPLHRPGTPGAPPPLLGRGKEPAGRTLSHSRSPTPPSPNTPSPSSESAPPRSSAPGKGLALLKPPTSPPAHPRSQGPNSRGPLPLLHLHGARPPILPHPIPQRPMLRGRAPAPSLHKDHPGGYRGGKRPGPPYTGPFHAPKRPFLPPRY